The Mustela nigripes isolate SB6536 chromosome 6, MUSNIG.SB6536, whole genome shotgun sequence DNA window GAAACCACTTGACCATAACATAATCTCataaaataaggtaaatatttgttgcaaGAATTTTGATTGACTTTACCTATGAACTTATTTTGAAAACCTCCTATTAACTATCATTACTGTGAAATTGAAAAGATAGAGAAGTTAATAAAGAGTTATGAAATCATACATGTGTCTGTCATTTCTCTGCCCAAGAAACTCTGAAATCTTAAGGAtcatctattttaaatttaatatgatCTTTGTTCAGACAATTTTTCTAAGTCTCTGTTGACCTGGCATGGTGTGAATGAAAATCGgcaaacttaaaaattttaaataataaaaatgcccaAATATGAGAAATTTAAGACTTTGAAAATGTTCATTGGTATAACTTTTCCATTGCTGAATAACAATCACCTCAAGTTTAACAGACTAAGACAACATAGGTCAGAAATCTATACATGCCATGACGAGGTTTTCTACTTGGGGTCTCATAGTCTAAAATCAGACTGTCAGATGCACTGAGTTCTAGGCTAGAGGCTCTGGAGAAGAATCTGCTTCCAACTTCATTCAGGTTTTTGGCAGAACTTGGTTGTTTATGGTTGTAGGACTAAGTCTGTCCTTTCAAAGTTGTCACCAAGGGCCAATTTCAGTTCTCAGTTGCTATCTGCATTCCTTAACCTATGAACTCACCAtcttcaaagacaaaaaagaatttCTCATCTGAGAATCCCtccaagttttaatttcttacttCCTCTGTATCTGACTTCAGGTGATTAAGTCAGACTCCCTGGATAATCTTCTTATTTTACAGTCAACTAATTTGGGACCTAATTTACACAGAGTACTTATCTTAGTTTTTGACAGAGTAACTGGCAGGAGGTATGTGTACTCAGGCTGCAGATCTTGTGGGTCATCTTGGAATTCTACCTGCCATGcatttagataatatttttagttatacaaattagttttttaaagttcattgtttccaaaaaacaaacaaaaaaaaccctaaaatagcAGAAATGGAGAGATTATTTTAGCTGGCATCATTTAATTGCCAAATCAGTCActtcaattaattaacaaaatgaatttctgtaatttccttttggttttgttcaacTTTTGCACCATTAAATTGGCCATTTACAACTGTTTGTGAAATACTCCATTATTCATTATGTTTTACATGATATTCATTATGCTTTACAAGCTTTACTATATGTAAGTAGAAATTTCAGTCATATTATTCAAAACACGGCTCTAAATTGATTCCTTTCTGTGTACTCTTTTCCATTTATCTAGCTTGAGTAAGCTAATCAATTAATCAAACCTAAGgttattatcttattattatacTTATTGAATATAAGTATtgattaaatatgaaattaactGCATATAACTCAGTAAGGGGCAGTAACCTTTTCTGTCAAGGTAGAGAGCAAAAATAGTAGTTTTGTAGGTCATAAgatctttgattttctttggttttgattctttgttttttttcttttttcttgtctgtctttctttctttttttttttttttccagccttaaaaatgtaaaagacatTTTTGTATCACAGGCCATTCCAAATCTGTGCATGGACTGAATTTAGTTGAAAGTACAATATGGAAAAGGGGAAAGGACCAAAGTGGATAATCAGCAGACAATGTTTCCATTATTATTGTCGTTATTGTtgccattattatttaaaattggtTTAGTGTTTTTACATGCCAGTTTTGACTTACATTTATTATGTCAAGAAAAAGTCATAATTTTTAAGttcatattacagatgaggaaattgaggtttaTAGAGATTAAGTTGGCTAAAGTcccaatactctttttttttttttttttttttttgcacaaaattaatgtttattccACCTTTGTGTCATATTCCTGGATCCTTCACCAATgttacatgaggaaaaaaaacaaaagcaaaacaaatgaaaaactgaaatcagAATCAAGTAgggaaacaaataaattaaaatctagcAGCCATCAGCAAGAGTACAGCAAAGACAATgctgtaaaaagaaacaaagaaaattgcTAGAAAACTGTATGCATCATACTCTTTCAAACCAGCAAAATATGCTCCTGCATACAATGgaacataaacaaaatttttttcctgtaaggtatagaaatgcaagttctTTTTTGAATATTGTGGATAGGTAAAATGTGTTTGTAATGGTAATTCTACTAAGCTATTACAGAGTGGGCCAGGAACACACTTATGGATTCTGGGGATGATGTGTACTGTAATTCTTTGATTGGGATAGTGGACACTctagccaaaattaaaaaaaaaaaaatatgaacacagAAGTACAAGACAAAGGCGAATGAGACTTCTCTTATATCTTAGCAACATTTAGATGGAAATCAAATTTAAATGCAGTCCACTCTGCTTTTGAAGAGGCTTTGGTTCAGCTCCCAAATCTCGATTGCTTGACGCAGTCTCCTATGAGAATACTCAGAAGGTGTCTTCTTAAACAACAAACCTATTTTTAGTGGTGGAGCCGCTCTTAGTAGCTGTGTCTGCATGGGACTGATAACCAATCACTATCTTTGGAGGAAGTCCTAACCTTTCCTTGTATACCCTCCCTATATGTGTAACAGCCTCTCTGTTTTCACATTCAGTAGTCCATATTGCTATCTTATCACCTTTAGCTCTAACATTAACAACAGCTCCACATACATCATCACTGTAGTCATCAAAAGATTCTCCAATAAGGCACAGCAGTGTCTCTAGCCAAAAGCAATCCAGGTCACTTCGTCTCTGCTGCTTGTTCAATGTAATTAGCCATCGTCCTCCtcgtttgtttt harbors:
- the LOC132020541 gene encoding eukaryotic translation initiation factor 4E-like; this translates as MATVEPETTPTPNPPPTEEEKTESNQEVANPEHYIKHPLQNRWALWFFKNDKSKTWQANLRLISKFDTVEDFWALYNHIQLSSNLMPGCDYSLFKDGIEPMWEDEKNKRGGRWLITLNKQQRRSDLDCFWLETLLCLIGESFDDYSDDVCGAVVNVRAKGDKIAIWTTECENREAVTHIGRVYKERLGLPPKIVIGYQSHADTATKSGSTTKNRFVV